The genomic DNA TGAAACTTTATATATCGCTTTTTTTACGTTAAATAATACGTTTAAAAATGTCAGATGAAATAGAAAtgttagaaataaataaatgtatctTGTCGAAATTGTGGTATACATCTCTTGCTATTTAccaagaaaatattaaatgtaaatatctCTTGCCTCagtgtaataatgatactgtagATTTTATTGAACCCAGAAccttaattacaaatttaatgtaagtattttaaaattgtacATGCATTAAAGTAGATTActgaatataatttatatgataattgaaattggtgttgtttaaaattgttttttatatgTACTATTACATATagatatgatttattaaatgtttttttagTCATTCGCAGAGTGAAAATGAACATCAATGGattatttatacattattACAGAAACTTATTGATAATGCAACTTtagatattaaatatatagaAAAACAGCAAAATTATATACAATGGTTACATGCTTTGTCTTTGTGTAAAAACTTGACAACACATTTGAAACaggtatttaatttaatttgattattactcatatatttcttttattgtacAATGTATTGTACAAAGTATATTCATagttaattttgttttatatatttcataggggttattaatgttattaaagAATGATTCAGAACAACAATGTTTAGAAGTCTTTGAGAAAATGCatcatgaatattttatatttttgaagcAGAATATTCATAAAAATCCAACTATTACATGTTGGATTCtcaatgaattattattactcTATTGTAACGCATCAACCAACATTGTTTATTCTTTAcaagatttatatttttctcttatgaaagaattattagaattaaaattatctaaacaacaattgataagtgaaaattcttttgGATATGTGTTATGCATAATATCAAAAATGAACATAATTGAATTTGATACAGATACATTATCAAGATCACTCTTTCCCATGTTGTTGAAAACTTGTGAAATTCAAGATGTTGAATCTGCATTATATTCAAGAACAAGTAgaacattttttaacaaatgGTGTATCTTccttaatgaaatttatgcACATTCTGAAGCTGTTAACAATTTGAATGATGCATTGAAAATTCAAGaagtattgtttcattctacttcttctttttctacttcatttgtaaataaaaataaactgaTAGAAAGAGTAGCTAATATGAAAATACATTGGGTCATAGATATTTTGGTAGGtatatacaaattaataaGTTAATATTAAGATTATATGTAAACCAATGCTtatacttaattttttttcatttaggaTATTTGCTACACTTTAATAACAAATGGGAAATATGATAATGTTTCATCAGTGCTATCCtgtaaattattgaaaactTGTTGGCCTGTTTTATTGTTCAAAGTTCTAAATGAATATTCTCAAAAAGAAATCCCTTTTAATGAGGTTGAAGAAAATTACGACTGTATATTTAactcaattaattttttaatatcgaaATACGATTTTGATGAATTATATGACCCCATGTTACACGAATTGAAAGTTACATTGAAAAAAGATATAACAATTttagaatatattttaaagtGGACGAAAGAAAAcagtaaaataaaagattataATCAGCTTGAGGAAGTAACAAAATCAGTTGATTTTCAACAAAAGGGTTCTGTAAAGTGGGTATTCAACCTTTTACAGTATTTTAGTAGCCTTTCGGTGTTGAAGATGACAATAAATATACACGAAGATGATcacaataaaataaagaatttgttGGAATATCTTTGTGAAccaaaaaatatcttttatgCATATTGCAGTATACTAAATGCTTTAAAAGCTATTCTGTTATGTGACAGTTATAATACAAAACATTATGCCATTGCAAAACACTTTTCTAATATGAGACATTATGTACAAACGTTATATCCACTCAGTTTGCGTATACAAgttatagaaaatatattttgtttgcTGTTTTTACAACACGAAGATTTTGATCATATTCAAAAAACTTGTGATAAGAACAATATAAACACTTTTGCTGAgcaatcaaaatttgaaaataaatggataagACAGCCTTCAATGGGCtttgtttgtaataaatatgCAGTAAGAGATATACTATTTCATTTGGAGGATGTTATATCAGTTACAGAAATGGAATATACAAActtgaaaagtgaaaatgaaTGTACAGAGGAAGTAGATCAAATTCAGaaacatatttcttttattaaggAAGCAATAACTGATGCAAAGTGGAGATTAGCACTTTACACGAATTCACAGTTCACtgaaaatattgatattaaagaGGCAGAGAACAGTTGTCTAGctaaatctaaaattaaaattctaacagatagaaaattaatttccaaccGTTCCAAAGAAAATATACTTTTCTATCAAGAAAACAGTATCCcggatgaaataaaagttaaatCTAATAGTAGTTCCGAGTCAGAAGCAGTACATAATAATACTAGATGGCGAAAACGCTCTAGACATATACCAGCAGCAAAAGAAGCTACAACAATAAAGGATATCACCCATAAGCCATCGTTTGTAAATTGTTTATTGGCATCTAAAGAAAGCCTGATTATACGATGTTTGTGGAAAAACGATTATGCAAGAGCTCAAGATATTATAGAGGTAGTTCCATTGATAGagaaaacatttttatatatttcttattgCAGCTTCAAATGTATTATATGCATCTTCTTCAAATTCAGTAGGTTCATACgtaataaattgtttttcttcttctttatttaatgTACCTGGAGAATTAAGTGCATAATATTCCTTTGCAAAATGTATTCTTTTTCTTGGAAAACAAACGCCACAACGAAAACAGCAACAACACCACCCTACAGAGTAATACATTGCTCTTGTAAATTATGTCTGTCTGACAGTATGTttgtattatacatatattttaccTTTATGACACCAACAGGGAATTGCAAGACATATATAAATTAACAGCCACACTTTAATGATCAACCATATTTTTGATACTGTTTTTTTTACTATAGGTTTATCTTTTTCAAGTTCATAATTGTGAATGAAACAATCTATTGCCTTAATACCAAGTTTCTTTGATGTTTCTGt from Osmia bicornis bicornis chromosome 15, iOsmBic2.1, whole genome shotgun sequence includes the following:
- the LOC114880574 gene encoding uncharacterized protein LOC114880574 isoform X1 codes for the protein MSNQNIDKNIHRVRYNNEQYDSSSWKISNDNTNEGEEESIFPKNILKRYIISGENGLTENTEPDEEIYDYEKFKKEYEEQIVEDINNKNNTFNDTKEKIDELAEETLKNLFNFTNCTETSKKLGIKAIDCFIHNYELEKDKPIVKKTVSKIWLIIKVWLLIYICLAIPCWCHKGWCCCCFRCGVCFPRKRIHFAKEYYALNSPGTLNKEEEKQFITYEPTEFEEDAYNTFEAAIRNI